One part of the Fusobacterium pseudoperiodonticum genome encodes these proteins:
- a CDS encoding Dabb family protein, translated as MLNHIVMWKIKEDVEDKEKVKLDIKNGLEGLFGKIEEIREIKVERYMETTSTHDIALFVKVDNEETLKKYATNPLHVEVIKNYIKPFVYDRVCIDFFE; from the coding sequence ATGTTAAATCATATAGTTATGTGGAAAATAAAAGAAGATGTTGAAGATAAAGAAAAAGTTAAATTAGATATAAAAAATGGCTTAGAAGGATTATTTGGAAAAATTGAAGAAATAAGAGAAATCAAAGTTGAAAGATATATGGAAACTACAAGTACTCATGATATCGCACTATTTGTTAAAGTAGATAATGAAGAAACTTTAAAAAAATATGCAACAAATCCTTTACATGTTGAAGTAATAAAAAACTATATTAAACCTTTTGTTTATGATAGAGTATGTATAGATTTTTTTGAATAG
- a CDS encoding DUF6882 domain-containing protein — translation MNKWNDVFSANLGKIMAIQTACAKYVVKNRNWNVNFNRGIISFGNDEYPLQFLGSEANSSNTWLWAWKNINGFDENIISLAREIKAKGEKLNLEALTTAEIEITDELNGHILSIVACGLADKKYCYYRGPHSGGAIFVAFDGVDERVFAPINAKDFADIVVNSIQQFPLNHKLFVESFLSWNKNKYEWKKNTLIADFGNSQKLEIDFEEKSELARIINIRLNS, via the coding sequence ATGAATAAATGGAATGATGTATTTTCAGCTAATTTAGGAAAAATAATGGCAATTCAAACTGCATGTGCAAAATATGTGGTAAAAAATAGAAATTGGAATGTGAACTTTAATAGAGGAATTATATCTTTTGGTAATGATGAATATCCTTTACAATTTTTAGGTAGTGAAGCAAACTCTTCTAATACTTGGCTTTGGGCTTGGAAAAACATCAATGGATTTGATGAAAATATAATCTCTTTGGCAAGAGAGATAAAAGCTAAAGGAGAAAAATTGAATTTAGAAGCTTTGACTACTGCTGAAATTGAAATAACTGATGAATTAAACGGGCATATTTTATCAATTGTAGCCTGCGGTCTTGCTGATAAAAAATACTGTTACTATCGTGGTCCTCATTCAGGTGGAGCTATTTTTGTTGCTTTTGATGGTGTTGATGAAAGAGTATTTGCACCTATTAATGCAAAAGACTTTGCAGATATTGTAGTTAATTCAATACAACAATTTCCTTTAAATCATAAGTTATTTGTTGAAAGTTTTTTATCATGGAATAAAAATAAATATGAATGGAAAAAAAATACTTTGATTGCAGACTTTGGAAATTCTCAAAAATTAGAAATTGATTTTGAAGAAAAAAGTGAACTAGCTAGAATCATAAATATTCGTTTAAATTCTTAA
- a CDS encoding glutathione reductase — MNKFYNEIKNFFENPVDNMENFFNSRAITWIDWREYDEDIISYFNGLFPQEDIVDVETKEIKLGRGIDIILKKDNKVLTIPYSDDETDRDITIKTLDEFISPKYQVRVFMESIGDDTLAFTVLNSDEWKELENSVGKEKLEFFFTPVSQLNGLFNMSMDEAMDISKKRQIEKEKILKND, encoded by the coding sequence ATGAATAAATTTTATAATGAAATAAAGAATTTTTTTGAAAATCCTGTTGATAATATGGAAAATTTTTTCAATAGTAGAGCTATAACTTGGATTGATTGGAGAGAATATGATGAGGATATTATAAGTTATTTTAATGGCTTATTTCCTCAAGAAGATATTGTTGATGTTGAAACAAAAGAAATTAAATTAGGTAGAGGAATTGACATTATTTTAAAAAAGGATAATAAGGTATTAACAATTCCTTATTCAGATGATGAAACAGACAGAGATATTACTATCAAGACTTTAGATGAGTTTATCAGTCCTAAATACCAAGTAAGAGTATTTATGGAAAGTATTGGAGATGATACATTGGCATTTACAGTTTTAAATAGTGATGAATGGAAGGAATTAGAAAATTCAGTTGGAAAGGAAAAATTAGAATTTTTCTTTACTCCCGTGTCTCAACTTAATGGATTATTTAATATGTCTATGGATGAAGCAATGGACATTTCTAAAAAAAGACAAATTGAAAAAGAAAAAATCTTAAAAAATGATTAA
- a CDS encoding SemiSWEET family transporter, translating to MSKAKFNAIVGSIGAFIGIFVFISYIPQIIANLNGNKSQPLQPLFAAVSCLIWVIYGWTKEPKKDYILIAPNLAGVILGSITFLTAL from the coding sequence ATGAGTAAAGCAAAATTTAATGCTATTGTTGGTTCAATAGGTGCATTTATAGGAATTTTTGTATTTATAAGTTATATTCCACAAATTATTGCTAATTTAAATGGCAATAAAAGTCAACCATTACAACCTCTTTTTGCAGCAGTTTCTTGCTTAATATGGGTTATTTATGGTTGGACAAAGGAGCCTAAAAAAGATTATATACTAATTGCTCCAAATTTAGCAGGAGTGATATTAGGTAGTATAACTTTTCTTACTGCCCTTTAA
- a CDS encoding DUF6882 domain-containing protein has protein sequence MKKIGLIVLLTLSFLLLTNCNKGKNEEVKNEKIKFSEESYSLFEKFATDKKETIEKLKSLNKEEANNLYEEYQAQNNNTLYDIEDALAGFLDSIYNDTNGENFTDKDWADANKILNKYDLELWDIGEGMVTIRELPHLYYDMFKDYVTDDYKEYLKIWAKDSEELYQADAGLLVSFEEIGERIITWESFLNQYPDTKLNIKVTALLNSYREDYLLGMDNTPTLDGGYDNIPITIDEVAKKEYDRFMKKYPNSPTVELIKYLLENYQNNNIYDLIRNKILNEFELDLTKEALSENLGRVLAIQDNFNENIFTGADWTVNLDDNTFSNAKEKYPIEFIGTAILKENGKIIWIWEDSSLAMEIQATAGNNAIPILTYNSFELPENMSENAFVSLACGILHDKIAFSGIDYTEKGGMYYFVVSKLPETVFSPVGIKKFADITELAIKNYDIDHKIFVENFLEWNKTKYEWQGDKIIADFGNEDKLEIQFEKIENEYRIKEIIL, from the coding sequence ATGAAAAAAATTGGACTTATTGTGCTTTTAACACTTAGCTTTTTATTATTAACTAATTGTAATAAAGGTAAAAATGAAGAAGTAAAAAATGAGAAAATAAAATTTTCTGAAGAAAGTTATAGTTTATTTGAAAAATTTGCTACTGATAAAAAAGAGACAATAGAAAAATTAAAATCATTAAATAAAGAAGAAGCAAATAATCTATATGAAGAATATCAAGCCCAAAATAATAATACTTTATATGATATAGAAGACGCTTTAGCAGGTTTTTTAGATAGTATTTACAATGATACAAATGGTGAAAATTTTACAGATAAAGATTGGGCTGATGCCAATAAAATTTTAAATAAATATGATTTAGAGCTTTGGGACATAGGTGAAGGTATGGTAACTATTAGAGAACTACCTCATCTATATTACGATATGTTTAAAGATTATGTAACTGATGACTATAAAGAGTATTTAAAAATTTGGGCAAAAGATTCTGAAGAATTATATCAAGCTGATGCAGGCTTATTGGTTTCATTTGAAGAAATTGGAGAGAGAATAATAACTTGGGAAAGCTTTTTAAATCAATATCCTGATACTAAATTAAATATAAAAGTAACTGCGTTATTGAACTCATATAGAGAAGATTATCTTTTAGGTATGGATAATACTCCCACACTAGATGGTGGATATGATAATATTCCTATTACTATTGATGAAGTAGCTAAGAAAGAATATGATAGATTTATGAAAAAATATCCTAATAGTCCAACTGTTGAACTTATCAAATATCTTCTTGAAAATTATCAAAATAATAATATATACGATCTTATAAGAAATAAAATTTTAAATGAATTTGAACTAGATTTAACTAAAGAAGCTTTATCTGAAAACTTAGGAAGAGTTTTAGCTATTCAAGATAATTTCAATGAAAATATTTTTACAGGTGCAGATTGGACAGTTAATTTAGATGACAATACTTTTTCAAATGCTAAAGAAAAATATCCTATAGAATTTATAGGAACAGCTATTTTAAAAGAAAATGGAAAAATAATTTGGATCTGGGAAGATTCTTCACTTGCTATGGAAATTCAAGCTACTGCTGGAAATAATGCAATTCCAATATTGACTTACAATAGTTTTGAATTACCTGAAAATATGAGTGAAAATGCTTTTGTATCTCTTGCATGTGGAATTTTACATGATAAGATTGCTTTCTCTGGAATAGATTACACAGAAAAAGGTGGAATGTATTACTTTGTAGTATCTAAATTACCTGAAACAGTTTTTTCACCTGTTGGTATAAAGAAATTTGCTGATATAACAGAGCTGGCTATTAAAAATTATGATATTGATCATAAGATATTTGTTGAAAATTTCTTAGAATGGAATAAAACCAAATATGAATGGCAAGGAGATAAAATTATTGCTGACTTTGGAAATGAAGATAAATTAGAAATACAATTTGAGAAAATTGAAAATGAATATAGAATAAAAGAAATAATTTTATAA
- a CDS encoding tetratricopeptide repeat protein: MKKILIIIFTVVIFAIGSIFGYKKILSIEKENKIIQLFNKDSLENFSKNKNELLEKLKTLNKEEADELYEQYLESNNTILENLNIEHDKLLSGGIYNNEDTSENFTDEEWKIANKFLNKYDLELWYLARGTCIIKEVPDFYYKTFKDYVTDDYKEYLKITSKENEEHYVADSGLCITLEELGDRIVTWENFLEKYPNSKLNDKVNNICNSYRRDYILGVPGGIYDYKESAEEYNRFIKKYPDSPTTELLGYYLEEVNLDKPEDNDSEALSKMIDEYIEKYFYLGSLENRKKGNLFSEQTNTLLKEFNKNKEEVINKLKTLNKEEANKFYEDYLESNNEILEKMNENDYIMLDNAFYIGEGDIDKEKLNKQNKFLDNYGLEVVEIEEGFMLTEKKDFYYNIFKNYVSDDYRDFIKLCSEDIDYIDYFSSLEEHPEIIADKVINWEKFLEKYPDSKLRKKANDICYSYRDDYILALTSSQTTEVLKNGKINEDVKELNRFKNKYPNSPTTEIIKYYLENYKNEDIRDMLADKNEEIYNKGE; the protein is encoded by the coding sequence ATGAAAAAAATTTTAATTATCATATTTACAGTAGTAATTTTTGCTATAGGAAGTATATTTGGCTATAAAAAAATTCTTTCTATTGAAAAAGAAAATAAAATTATTCAATTATTTAATAAAGACTCTTTAGAGAATTTTTCTAAAAATAAAAATGAACTGTTAGAAAAATTAAAGACATTGAATAAGGAAGAGGCAGATGAGCTTTATGAACAATATTTAGAAAGTAATAATACAATATTGGAAAATCTAAATATAGAACATGATAAACTTTTGTCAGGTGGTATCTACAATAATGAGGATACTTCTGAAAATTTTACTGATGAGGAATGGAAAATAGCCAATAAATTTTTAAATAAATATGATTTAGAACTTTGGTATCTTGCAAGAGGTACTTGCATAATAAAAGAAGTCCCAGATTTTTATTATAAAACTTTTAAAGATTATGTTACTGATGATTATAAGGAATATTTAAAAATCACTTCTAAGGAGAATGAAGAACATTATGTAGCAGATTCAGGTTTATGTATAACTCTTGAAGAATTAGGAGATAGAATTGTAACTTGGGAGAATTTTTTAGAAAAATATCCTAATAGCAAATTAAATGATAAAGTAAATAATATTTGTAATTCTTATAGAAGAGATTATATTTTGGGTGTTCCTGGTGGAATTTATGATTATAAAGAAAGTGCTGAGGAATATAATAGATTTATAAAAAAATATCCTGACAGCCCAACAACAGAACTTTTAGGATATTATTTAGAAGAGGTTAATCTTGATAAACCTGAGGATAATGACAGTGAAGCTTTATCTAAAATGATAGATGAATATATAGAAAAATATTTTTATTTAGGAAGTTTAGAAAATAGAAAAAAGGGAAATTTATTCTCTGAACAAACTAATACTTTATTAAAAGAATTTAATAAAAATAAGGAAGAAGTTATCAATAAATTAAAAACTTTGAATAAAGAAGAAGCTAATAAATTTTATGAAGATTACCTTGAAAGTAATAATGAAATTTTAGAAAAAATGAATGAAAATGATTATATTATGTTAGATAATGCCTTTTATATTGGAGAAGGTGATATAGATAAAGAAAAATTAAATAAACAAAATAAATTTTTAGATAATTATGGTTTAGAAGTTGTTGAAATTGAAGAAGGTTTTATGCTAACTGAAAAGAAAGATTTTTACTATAATATTTTTAAAAATTATGTTAGCGATGATTATAGAGATTTTATAAAACTTTGTAGTGAAGATATAGACTATATAGATTATTTTTCTTCTCTTGAAGAGCACCCTGAAATAATAGCAGATAAAGTTATTAATTGGGAAAAGTTTTTAGAAAAATATCCAGATAGTAAATTAAGGAAAAAAGCAAATGATATTTGTTATTCATATAGAGATGACTATATCCTTGCCTTAACTTCTTCTCAAACAACAGAAGTCTTGAAAAATGGAAAAATTAATGAAGATGTTAAGGAATTAAATAGATTTAAAAATAAATATCCTAATAGTCCAACAACAGAAATTATAAAATATTATTTAGAAAACTATAAAAACGAAGATATAAGAGATATGTTAGCAGATAAAAATGAAGAAATATATAATAAGGGGGAATAA
- a CDS encoding tetratricopeptide repeat protein — translation MKKILLILFTVVIFIAGSVLAYKKIFYNKKEQEIIQLFNKESLESFSKNKDEILKKLKTLDKEEANEFYKKSRETNDIILEKINREHDNLSAKNFTDEKWDIANKFLNKYDLELFYIENNEVIIGECSDFYYKTFKDYVTEDYKEFLKIISDENMRIDHSINSSMSISLEEVANRIIARENFLEKYPDSKLSEYIHDLCNEYRRDYLYLYPDVVPDYKENLKEYKRFQEKYPNSPTTELIGYYLMELNTDNFEDNDNEALTRIIDEYINKYFYYGYLKEREKGNYFSYDSNKLFEEFKMIKEETSEVLKNSSQEEANKIYKNYLEDNNKILEKINENDYTMLDNTFYIGEGDIDKEKLNKQNKYLDSYGLEVTQIEDGFMLTEKNKFYYNLFKNFVTDDYKEFLKLRSEDIDYFEDSNSFDKYLEIIADKIVAWEKFLEKYPDSKLKRKAQNMSYTYRAGYIFRLTSSETRESLMNGKANDAVKEFNRFIKKYPNSPTTEIIKYYLENYKEEDIDTLISKKLNKNYEGE, via the coding sequence ATGAAAAAGATTTTGCTTATTCTATTTACAGTAGTAATTTTTATTGCAGGAAGTGTGCTTGCCTATAAAAAGATATTTTATAACAAAAAAGAACAAGAAATTATCCAATTGTTTAACAAAGAATCTTTAGAAAGTTTTTCTAAAAATAAGGATGAAATTTTAAAGAAGCTAAAAACTTTAGATAAGGAAGAAGCAAATGAATTTTATAAAAAATCTCGTGAAACAAATGATATAATTTTAGAAAAGATAAATAGAGAGCATGATAATCTTTCAGCAAAAAATTTTACTGATGAAAAATGGGATATAGCAAATAAATTCTTAAATAAGTATGATTTGGAACTTTTCTATATTGAGAATAATGAAGTAATAATAGGAGAATGTTCAGACTTCTATTATAAAACTTTTAAAGACTATGTAACTGAAGATTATAAAGAGTTTTTAAAAATTATTTCTGATGAAAATATGAGAATAGATCATTCAATAAATTCATCTATGTCTATAAGTCTTGAAGAAGTTGCAAATAGAATAATAGCTAGAGAAAATTTCTTAGAAAAATATCCTGATAGTAAATTAAGTGAATACATTCATGATTTATGTAATGAATATAGAAGAGATTATCTTTATCTTTATCCTGATGTAGTTCCTGATTATAAAGAAAATCTTAAAGAATATAAGAGATTCCAAGAGAAATATCCTAACAGTCCAACAACTGAACTTATAGGATACTATCTTATGGAACTTAATACTGATAATTTTGAGGATAATGATAATGAAGCTTTAACAAGAATAATAGATGAATATATAAACAAATATTTCTATTATGGCTATTTGAAAGAAAGAGAAAAAGGAAATTACTTCTCATACGATAGTAATAAACTGTTTGAAGAGTTTAAAATGATTAAAGAGGAAACTAGTGAAGTCCTAAAGAATTCAAGTCAGGAAGAAGCTAATAAAATATACAAAAACTACTTAGAAGATAATAATAAGATTTTAGAAAAAATAAATGAAAATGATTATACTATGCTAGATAATACCTTTTATATTGGAGAAGGTGATATAGATAAAGAAAAATTAAATAAACAAAATAAATATTTAGATAGTTATGGACTGGAAGTTACTCAAATTGAAGATGGTTTTATGTTAACTGAGAAAAACAAATTTTATTATAATCTTTTTAAAAATTTTGTTACTGATGATTATAAAGAATTTTTAAAACTTCGTAGTGAAGACATAGATTATTTTGAAGATTCTAACTCTTTTGATAAATATCTTGAAATAATAGCAGATAAAATTGTTGCTTGGGAAAAATTTTTAGAAAAATATCCAGATAGTAAATTAAAAAGAAAAGCACAAAATATGAGTTATACATATAGAGCAGGCTATATTTTTAGGTTGACTTCTTCTGAAACAAGAGAAAGTTTAATGAATGGAAAAGCTAATGATGCAGTAAAAGAATTTAATAGATTTATAAAAAAATATCCTAATAGTCCAACAACTGAAATCATAAAGTATTATTTAGAAAACTATAAAGAAGAAGATATTGATACATTAATTTCAAAAAAACTTAATAAAAATTATGAGGGAGAATAG
- a CDS encoding DUF1788 domain-containing protein, which produces MEIMKDRLKELIKKVNSDEFFNNRGLANEIPFYIFDYNPKYELEIRDFVKNNLLINLDNNARLKAVEIDLFELLLESMKNDNILESAFELEEKKGTKFLYEKLKKSFNTEIIMKYIAEKTKDKNFLILTGVGKVFPIVRTHTILNNLQNIFDHTKVLLFFPGEYTSTDLRLFGFEDNNYYRAFKI; this is translated from the coding sequence ATGGAGATAATGAAAGATAGATTAAAAGAATTAATAAAAAAAGTGAATAGTGATGAATTTTTTAATAATAGAGGTTTAGCAAACGAAATTCCTTTTTATATTTTTGACTACAATCCTAAATATGAATTAGAGATAAGGGATTTTGTAAAAAATAACTTATTAATTAATTTAGATAATAATGCTAGATTAAAAGCAGTAGAAATAGATCTGTTTGAGCTACTTCTTGAAAGTATGAAAAACGATAATATTTTAGAAAGTGCTTTTGAACTTGAAGAAAAAAAAGGTACAAAATTTCTATATGAAAAATTAAAGAAAAGCTTTAATACTGAGATAATTATGAAATATATTGCAGAGAAAACAAAGGATAAGAACTTTTTAATATTAACTGGAGTTGGTAAAGTTTTTCCTATTGTTAGGACTCATACTATATTAAATAATTTACAAAATATATTTGATCATACAAAAGTATTATTATTTTTTCCTGGCGAATATACTTCTACAGATTTAAGGCTTTTTGGTTTTGAAGATAATAATTATTATAGAGCATTTAAAATTTAA
- a CDS encoding BrxA family protein: MEYRAITAENFYLIEIRNTCRFILENGIQENLKELLKKNNVLETFSESNFSKKYNTINKRLKSLTDNLKKQIVDTDLASAKFINLYSILCNERFILEFLEEVVKEKYDNYDYNIKESDFLIYLATKSEQSEIINNWTEAGKRKMLVKIKNFLTEGGFLEKNKDGYNIIKPVVESAVIDEIKENGNRKILKIMFY; this comes from the coding sequence ATGGAATACAGAGCTATTACAGCAGAAAATTTCTATTTAATTGAAATCAGAAATACTTGTAGATTTATTTTAGAGAATGGAATTCAAGAAAATTTAAAAGAGTTATTAAAAAAAAATAATGTTTTAGAAACATTTAGTGAAAGTAATTTCTCAAAAAAATATAATACTATAAACAAAAGGTTAAAATCCTTAACTGATAATTTAAAAAAACAAATAGTAGACACTGATTTAGCTTCTGCAAAATTTATAAATCTTTATAGCATATTATGTAATGAAAGGTTTATATTAGAGTTTTTAGAAGAAGTAGTCAAAGAGAAGTATGATAATTATGATTATAATATAAAAGAAAGTGATTTTTTAATTTATCTAGCTACTAAATCTGAGCAATCAGAGATTATTAATAATTGGACAGAAGCTGGTAAAAGAAAAATGTTAGTAAAGATTAAAAACTTTTTAACAGAAGGAGGCTTCTTAGAAAAAAATAAAGATGGTTATAATATAATAAAACCTGTTGTTGAGTCAGCTGTTATAGATGAAATTAAAGAAAATGGTAATAGAAAAATTTTAAAAATAATGTTCTATTAG
- the brxL gene encoding protease Lon-related BREX system protein BrxL: MDINEIGSKVFEGKIVRKDLVSKIKGGANVPVYVLEYLLGMYCNQTDEDSIEEGMLKVKKILAENYVRPDEAEKVKSKIREIGVYNVIDKVTVVLNEKKDRYEGHLSNLGVSNIEIHKNYIKDYEKLLSGGIWCILTLSYQYDELNISESPFKLNKLKPIQIASLDMNEVFEARKHFTKDEWIGFLLRSSGMEFENFDKDAIWHLLARMMPLVENNYNLCELGPRGTGKSYIYKEISPNSILLSGGQTTVANLFYNMSKRQVGLVGYWDVVAFDEIAGIKFKDKDGIQIMKDFMASGSFARGKEEKNANASMVFIGNINQSVDVLLKTAHLLVDFPPEMNNDSAFFDRMHCYVPGWDIPKLSPKSFTKEYGLIVDYMAEIFRELRKTSYGDALDKYFSLGRDLNQRDTIAVRKTVSALIKLVYPDGVFTKEEVEEILVRALEYRRRIKEQLKKMAGMEFFATNFSYIDKESGEEKYVGLKEQGGSKLIPEGPLKSGSLYTIAISTNSVKGLYKVESQISAGKGKITVSDNKYRKTFENAFNYLKINSKRISGAINISEKEFYLSVADEKNVGNTEAITLGGFIAMCSIALNRQVMPQTVILGEMTLSGSINAVSDLVSMLQIAREAGAKKALIPILNAVDMSTLPPDILMDIQPIFYQDPIDATQKALGLM, from the coding sequence ATGGATATAAATGAGATTGGAAGTAAAGTTTTTGAGGGTAAAATTGTAAGAAAAGATTTAGTTTCAAAAATAAAAGGTGGAGCAAATGTTCCTGTCTATGTTTTAGAATATTTACTTGGAATGTATTGTAATCAGACTGATGAAGATAGCATTGAAGAAGGTATGTTAAAAGTAAAAAAAATACTTGCTGAAAATTATGTTCGTCCTGATGAAGCAGAAAAAGTAAAATCTAAAATAAGAGAAATTGGAGTATATAATGTTATTGATAAGGTAACTGTTGTCTTAAATGAAAAAAAAGATAGATATGAGGGTCATCTTTCAAATTTAGGTGTTAGTAATATTGAGATTCATAAAAACTATATAAAAGATTATGAAAAATTATTAAGTGGAGGAATATGGTGTATACTAACTTTATCATATCAATATGATGAACTTAATATCAGTGAATCTCCATTTAAACTTAATAAATTAAAGCCAATTCAAATTGCAAGTTTAGATATGAATGAAGTTTTTGAAGCTAGAAAACATTTTACTAAAGATGAGTGGATAGGTTTTTTGCTTAGATCATCTGGAATGGAATTTGAAAATTTTGATAAAGATGCTATATGGCATTTATTAGCTAGAATGATGCCTCTTGTTGAAAATAATTACAACCTTTGTGAATTAGGTCCTAGAGGAACTGGGAAATCATATATTTATAAGGAAATTAGTCCTAATTCCATTCTCCTTTCAGGAGGGCAAACAACAGTAGCAAATCTTTTTTATAATATGTCAAAAAGACAAGTAGGTTTGGTAGGTTATTGGGATGTTGTTGCATTTGATGAAATTGCAGGAATAAAATTTAAAGATAAAGATGGTATACAAATAATGAAAGATTTCATGGCAAGTGGTTCTTTCGCAAGAGGTAAGGAAGAAAAAAATGCTAATGCCTCTATGGTCTTTATAGGTAATATCAATCAAAGTGTTGATGTTTTATTAAAGACAGCTCATCTTTTAGTTGATTTTCCCCCTGAAATGAATAATGACTCTGCATTTTTTGATAGAATGCATTGTTATGTACCTGGTTGGGATATTCCAAAATTATCTCCAAAGTCTTTTACTAAGGAATATGGATTAATTGTTGACTACATGGCAGAAATATTTAGAGAGCTTAGAAAAACTTCATATGGAGATGCTTTAGATAAGTATTTTTCACTTGGTAGAGATTTAAATCAAAGAGATACTATTGCAGTTAGAAAAACTGTCTCTGCTCTAATTAAATTGGTCTATCCAGATGGAGTATTTACAAAGGAAGAAGTTGAAGAAATTTTAGTAAGAGCCTTAGAATATAGAAGAAGAATTAAAGAGCAATTAAAGAAAATGGCAGGAATGGAATTTTTTGCAACTAATTTTTCGTATATAGATAAAGAAAGTGGAGAAGAAAAATATGTTGGTTTAAAAGAACAAGGAGGAAGTAAGCTTATCCCAGAAGGACCTTTAAAATCTGGAAGCCTATATACTATTGCAATCTCAACTAACTCTGTAAAAGGTCTATATAAGGTAGAAAGTCAAATATCTGCTGGTAAAGGAAAAATAACTGTATCAGATAACAAATATAGAAAAACTTTTGAGAATGCTTTTAACTATTTAAAGATAAATTCTAAGAGAATAAGTGGAGCAATAAACATAAGTGAAAAAGAATTTTACCTATCTGTTGCTGATGAGAAAAATGTTGGCAATACAGAAGCTATAACTTTAGGAGGCTTTATTGCTATGTGTTCTATAGCTTTAAATAGACAAGTTATGCCTCAAACAGTTATTCTAGGCGAAATGACTTTGTCAGGATCTATTAATGCTGTTTCAGATTTAGTTAGCATGCTTCAAATTGCTAGAGAAGCTGGAGCTAAAAAAGCATTAATTCCAATTTTAAATGCTGTTGATATGTCAACATTGCCCCCTGATATCTTAATGGATATTCAACCTATTTTTTATCAAGATCCTATTGATGCAACTCAAAAAGCATTAGGACTTATGTAG